CCCAGGTCGAAGCCATAGGGCGAGCGTTCGGCACCGACACGGGCGACGGACTCCGGCCCTGCCAGGGCGAAATGCCTGCCCAACAGGCCCTCGAAGGCGGACTGCGCTCCCTTGACCGCCTCCTCCGGGTAGTGCTTGAGACTCTCGGGGAAGGGCGACCAGTAGTCCCGCTCGCCAATGGCCTGGACAGCGCGGTCGAGAAGGCCGCGATGGTGCTCGAACAGTTCGACGGCGGCGGCGTGGGCGTGGTTGGACATGGGGGCAGGCTCCTCAGCGGGCAAGGGTTTGCGGCAACGCAGCGCAAAACGATTCACTTTGTCTTCGATTTTGTATCACATCATTCTGATTCAAGAAAGCGCGATCCAGCGCCTCATACGACGAACGACACAGGCCACCTCAGCCACACCAGGAATTCACGCAATTCTGCAGTAAACCGTGGGTTACGGATCATGGAGCCGTGCCTGTGCAACAGTTACCCGAACAGATCAACCGGACATATAAGACACACAATACTTCTTTTCAGTTGTTGTTCTGTATCGCTTTATGGGTATACTCCGGCCAAAGTCGAGCCGCGAACGAGCCCGCCTCGACACCGGAAGGGCCTCGCCCTGCCCCACCCATAAAAAGCGGCTGGCACCAGGCCGCGCGTGCACCAGAGGACAGTCTCCATGCCTCGTACCCTTGCTGCCCTGCCGCCCGAGCAGGGTGTCCGTCTGATCACCCTGCAGCGCCCCGAAGCGCTCAATGCGCTGAACACCGAACTGCTCGGTGAGCTGGCCGCCGAGCTGGACCTCGCCGAACAGGACGCCGACACCCGCGCGGTAGTGATCACCGGCAGCCGCAAGGCCTTCGCCGCCGGCGCCGACATCAGGGAAATGGCCGAGCGGGACCTCGTCGGCATCCTCAACGACCCGCGCCTGGCCCACTGGCAGCGCATCGCCCGCTTCGGCAAACCCCTCATCGCCGCCGTCAACGGCTTCTGCCTGGGCGGCGGCTGCGAGCTGGCGATGCACGCCGACATCCTCATCGCCGGCGAGGACGCCCGGTTCGGCCAGCCGGAAATCAATCTCGGGATCATGCCCGGCGCCGGCGGCACCCAGCGCCTGCTGCGCGCCGTGGGCAAGTCCCTGGCCATGCAGATGGTGCTCACCGGCGAGGCCATCGACGCCCGCCACGCCCTGCGCGCCGGCCTGGTCAGCGAAGTGACCCAGCCCGAACTCACCGTCGAGCGTGCCATCGCCATCGCCCGCCTCATTGCCCAGAAGGCGCCGCTGGCCGTGCGCCTGGCCAAGGAAGCCTTGCTCAAGGCCGAGGACACCGACCTCGCCAGTGGCCTGCGCTTCGAGCGCCACGCCTTCACCCTGCTGGCGGGCACCCGCGATCGCGACGAAGGCATCCGCGCCTTCCAGGAAAAGCGCCGCCCCGACTTCACCGGCCAGTGACCACTGGCCGCCCTCTCCCGCCCCCTGGAGCGCCCGATACATGACCTTCGAACACATCCTCTTTTCCATCGAGGCGGGTGTCGCCACCCTCAGCCTCAACCGCCCGGAGCAACTGAACAGCTTCAATGCCCAGATGCACGGCGAGGTCCGCGAGGCCCTCAAGCGGGTGCGCCAGGACCCCGAGGTCCGCGTCCTGCTGCTGACCGGCGAAGGCCGAGGCTTCTGCGCCGGCCAGGACCTGGCCGACCGCAACGTGGCCCCCGGCAGCGCCGCACCGGACCTGGGCGAATCCATCGAGCGGTTCTACAACCCGCTGATCCGCGCCCTGCGTGACCTGCCCCTGCCGGTGATCTGCGCCGTCAATGGCGTGGCCGCCGGCGCCGGCGCCAATATCCCCCTGGCCTGCGACCTGGTGCTGGCCGCCCGTTCCGCCAGCTTCATCCAGGCCTTCTGCAAGATCGGCCTGATCCCCGACTCCGGCGGCACCTGGACCCTGCCACGCCTGGTGGGCATGGCCCGTGCCAAGGCGCTGGCCCTGCTGGGCGACCGCCTCAGCGCGGAGCAGGCCCAGCAGTGGGGCCTCATCTACCGCGTGGTGGATGACGCCGACCTGCGCGACGAAGCCCTCAAGCTCGCCCGCCACCTGGCCACCCAGCCCACCTACGGCCTGGCCCTGATCAAGCGCAGCCTGAACGCCAGCCTGAACAACAGCTTCGACGAGCAGCTGGACCTGGAGCGCGACCTGCAGCGCCTGGCCGGCCGCAGCGAGGACTACCGCGAAGGCGTCAGCGCCTTCATGGAAAAACGCACCCCCGCCTTCAAAGGACGCTGAGCCCATGCCCGCCCTGTCCACCACCTCCCTCGTCGCCGTGATCGGCGCCGGCGCCATGGGTGCCGGCATCGCCCAGGTGGCCGCCCAGGCCGGCCATCCGGTCCGGCTCTATGACAACCGCCCGGGCGCCGCCGCCCAGGCCGTGGACGGCATCGACCGCCAGCTCGGCCGCCTGGTGGAAAAAGGCAAGCTGGACGCCGAAGCGCGCGCGGCCATCGTCGCCCGCCTCGAACCGGTGGAAGCCATCGAGGCCCTGGCCGATGCCCGCCTGGTGATCGAGGCCATCGTCGAGAACCTGGACGTCAAGCGCGGCCTGCTGCGCCAGCTGGAAGCGCTGTGCGGCGCCGACTGCATCCTCGCCAGCAACACCTCCTCGCTGTCCATCACCCGCCTGGCCGCCGGCCTCGACCACCCCGGCCGGGTGATCGGCATGCACTTCTTCAACCCGGCGCCGCTGATGGCCCTGGTGGAGATCGTCTCCGGCCTGGCCACCGACCCGGCCCTGGCCGACGACCTGTACGAGACCGCCAAGGCCTGGGGCAAGCAGCCGGTGCACACCCGCTCCACCCCCGGCTTCATCGTCAACCGCGTGGCGCGCCCCTTCTACGCCGAAAGCCTGCGCCTGCTGCAGGAGGGCGCCGCCGACTGCGCCACGCTGGACGCCCTGATGCGCGATGCCGGCGGCTTCCGCATGGGCGCCTTCGAGCTCACCGACCTGATCGGCCACGACGTCAACTACGCCGTCACCCGCTCGGTGTTCGAGGCCTATTACGGCGACTTCCGCTTCCAGCCGTCGCTGATCCAGCAGGAACTGGTGGACGCCGGCCGCCTGGGCCGCAAGAGCGGTCGCGGCTTCTACGACTACGCCGAGGGTGCCCAGCGCCCCGACGCGGTGGCGCTTGCCAGCGACCTGAGGGTCGACAGCTGCGTGATCGAAGGCGATCTCGGCGCGGCCGAGCCCCTGGTGGCGCGCCTGCAGGCGGCCGGCATCGCCGTGACCCGCCGCGACGGCGCCGGCCTGCTGCGGGTGGGCGATGCCGTGCTGGCCCTGTCCGACGGCCGCCTGGCCAGCCAGCGCGCCCGCGAGGACGGCCTCGTCAACCTGGTGCTGCTGGACCTGGCGCTGGACTACGGCAAGGCCGGCCGCCTCGGCATCGCCTGGGCCGCCGGCACCTCCGCCGTCGCCCGCGACCAGGCCGTGGCCCTGCTGCAACACGCGGGAATCACGGTCAGCCCGCTGGCCGACATCCCGGGCCTGGCCGTGCTGCGCACCGTCGCCATGCTGGCCAACGAGGGCGCCGACGCGGTGCTCCAGGGCGTCGGCTCGGCCGGCGACATCGACCTGGCCATGCGCGCCGGGGTGAACTACCCCAAAGGCCCGCTGGCCTGGGCCGATGCCATCGGCCTGCCAGCCGTGCTGCGCACCCTGGACAACCTGCAGGCGGCCTACGGCGAGGCGCGCTACCGCCCGTCCCTGCTGCTACGCCGCCACGTCGCCGAAGGGAGGACCTTCCATGACCAACCATGAAGCCCTGTCCCTCGCCGAAGCCTGCGGCAGCGCCCTGTTCGAGCGTGACGCCGCCAGCCAGGCCATGGGCATGCGCCTGCTTTCCGTGGCGCCAGGCCAGGCACGGGTGGGCATGAGCGTGCGCGCCGACATGGTCCAGGGCCACGGCACCTGCCACGGCGGCTACCTCTTCGCCCTGGCCGACTCGGCCTTCGCCTTCGCCTGCAACAGCTACAACGAGGCCACCGTGGCCATCGGCTGCAGCATCGACTACGTGGCCCCGGCGCGCCTCGGCGACACCCTCACCGCCCAGGCCAGCGAGCAGAGCCGCAGCGGGCGCACCGGCAACTACGACGTGCGCATCGAGAACCAGAACGGGCAGTTGATCGCCCTGTTCCATGGCAAATCCTACAAAGTGCGCGGCACGGTGCTCGCGCAGGAGACCCCTGATGACTGACGCCCAGATGAACGACGCCCTGATCATCGACGCCGTGCGCACCCCCATCGGCCGCTACGCCGGCGCGCTGTCCGGCGTGCGCGCCGACGACCTCGGCGCGGTGCCGATCCGCGCCCTGATGGCGCGCCACCCGGAGCTGGACTGGAGCGCCGTGGACGACGTGATCTACGGCTGCGCCAACCAGGCCGGCGAGGACAACCGCAACGTCGCGCGCATGGCCGCCCTGCTGGCCGGCCTGCCCCAGAGCGTGCCCGGCACCACCCTGAACCGCCTGTGCGGCTCCGGCCTGGACGCCGTGGGCAGCGCCGCCCGCGCCCTGCGCTGCGGCGAGGCCGGGCTGATGATCGCCGGCGGCGTGGAATCCATGTCCCGCGCGCCCTACGTCTTGGGCAAGGCGGAAACCGCCTTCTCCCGCCAGGCGGAGATCTTCGACACCACCATCGGCTGGCGCTTCGTCAACCCGCTGATGCAGGCCGAATTCGGCATCGACTCCATGCCGGAAACCGCCGAGAACGTCGCCGAACGGTTCGGCATTTCCCGCGCCGACCAGGACGCCTTCGCCCTGCGCAGCCAGCAGCGCGCCGCAGCCGCCCAGGCCAACGGGCGCCTGGCGAAGGAAATAGTCCCGGTGGAGATCCCCCAGCGCAAAGGCCCGCCCAAGGTGGTGAGCCAGGACGAACACCCGCGCGGCGACACCACCCTGGAGCAACTGGCCCGGCTGGGTACGCCCTTCCGCCAGGGTGGCTCGGTCACCGCCGGTAACGCCTCGGGCGTCAACGACGGCGCCTGCGCCCTGCTCCTGGCCAGTCCGGCCGCCGCCCGGCGTCACGGCCTCAAGGCCCGCGCCCGGGTGGTGGGCATGGCCACCGCCGGGGTGGAGCCGCGCATCATGGGCATCGGCCCGGTGCCGGCGACCCGCAAGGTGCTGGAACTGACCGGGCTGTCCCTGGCCGACATGGACCTGATCGAACTCAACGAAGCCTTCGCCGCCCAGGGCCTGGCCGTGCTGCGGGAGCTGGGCCTGGCCGACGACGACGCCCGGGTCAACCCCAACGGCGGCGCCATCGCCCTCGGCCATCCGCTGGGCATGAGCGGCGCGCGCCTGGTCACCACGGCGCTCCACGAGCTGGAGGAACGCCAGGGCCGCTACGCCCTCTGCACCATGTGCATCGGCGTGGGCCAGGGCATCGCCCTGATCATCGAAAGGCTCTGAAACGTACCAGCGGATATCGACTCAACCGGTGAGGAGTATCCTGCTCCTCAGCACTCAGGAGCCCTGGCGGGCTCCGGTACAACAATAATTCGAGTGAAACCATGAACATGATTGCCAACACCGCCTTGCTTGACCCGATGGAAACCGCCAGCGTCGACGAACTGCGCCAGCACCAGCTGGAGCGCATGCGCTGGAGCCTGAAGCACGCCTACGACAACGTGCCGCTCTATCGCCGCCGCTTCGATGAAGCCGGCGTGCACCCGGACGACCTGAAGTCCCTGGACGACCTGGCGAAGTTCCCCTTCACCGGCAAGAGCGACCTGCGCGACAACTACCCCTTCGGCATGTTCGCCGTGCCCCAGAGCGAGATCGTGCGCATCCACGCCTCCAGCGGCACCACCGGCAAGCCCACGGTGGTCGGCTACACCCAGAACGACATCGATACCTGGGCCAACGTCGTGGCCCGCTCCATCCGTGCCGCCGGCGGCCGCAAGGGTGACAAGGTGCATGTGTCCTACGGCTACGGCCTCTTCACCGGTGGCCTGGGCGCCCACTATGGCGCCGAGCGCCTGGGCTGCACCGTGATCCCCATGTCCGGCGGCCAGACCGAGAAGCAGGTCCAGCTGATCCGCGACTTCCAGCCCGACATCATCATGGTCACCCCTTCCTACATGCTGAACCTGGCGGACGAGATCGAGCGCCAGGGCATCGACCCGCACAAGCTGGCATTGCGCCTGGGCATCTTCGGCGCCGAGCCCTGGACGGCGGAGCTGCGCCGGGCCATCGAGGAACGCATGGGCATCACCGCCCTGGATATCTACGGCCTCTCGGAAATCATGGGCCCGGGCGTCGCCATGGAGTGTGCCGAGACCAAGGACGGCCCGACCCTCTGGGAAGACCACTTCTACCCGGAGATCATCGACCCGGTGACCGGCAAGGTGCTGCCGGACGGCGAGTACGGCGAGCTGGTGTTCACCTCCCTGTCCAAGGAGGCGCTGCCGATGATCCGCTACCGCACCCGCGACCTCACCCGCCTGCTGCCCGGCACCGCCCGCCCGATGCGGCGCATGGACAAGATCACCGGCCGCAGCGACGACATGCTGATCATCCGGGGCGTCAACGTGTTCCCGACGCAGATCGAGGAGCAGGTCCTGAAGGTTCGCCAGCTGTCCGAGAACTACGAGATCCACCTGTTCCGCAACGGCAACCTGGACAGCATCGAGGTGCATGTCGAGCTCAAGCACGAACACGAAAGCCTGGGCGAAGCCCAGCAGCAGGCGCTGTGCAACGAGCTGTCGAAGCACATCAAGACCTACATCGGCATCAGCTCGCGCATCGTCCTGCGCCCCAGCTATTCGCTGAAGCGCTCCGAAGGCAAGGCCTGCCACGTCTACGACAACCGCAACAAGGCCTGAAAAGGCGAAAGGCATGAGCCCCGCTCAGGCGGGGCTCATGCTTGTGGTGGCGGTATGGACGCGCTTCAGGACGGGGGCCTGATCAGGCTTTCAGCGGGAATCCCGAACATCTCATGCAGCCTCCAGATCATCGGCAGGGTCAGGGAGCGCTTGCCGTTGAGCACCTCGTAGACCCGGTTGGGGCGCCCGATCGCCGGAACCAGGTCCGCGACCGTCAGTCCCGACTGTTCCATGCGGAACTTGATGGCATCCACGGGGTTCGGGAGGTCAGTAGGGAAATGGCGATCCTCATACGCCTCGATGAGCGTCAGCATTATTTCGAAGTAATCACCCTCGGGCGTGCCAGGCTCCGGCTCGTCATCGAACAGCGCCGACACCTGGGCAAGGGCCGCACGGTAGTCTTCCTCGGTGCGAATCGGACGAATGTTCATGGTCGTTACTCCATTTCAACGGTGTCGGCATCGATCGCATCGTAATGCGCATGAGTGCCGACGAACTTTATGTAGAGCGCACCGAACCGGTAAGCGACGGCAACGACCAGCCGGTAGTCACTGCCTTTGATGTTGAACACGACCCGGCGGCTCTTGAGAATGCTCGCATTGCGATATTGGGCCTTGATATCGGCAGGACTGGACCACGTCGCCTTCCTGGCTTCGTCGAGCCACGAATAAGTGAGGTACTCAATGATCACCGCAACGGCCTCATCTGGCGACATCCGGGCGGAGTCGAGCCGCGAGGACACCTCGCCCCAGGCCTCATAGTCATGCTGCCGCACCGAGTCCCAGGACGGAGGAAACAGGCCGGGGATATCGTCGATTTCCCTGCACCTGGCAGGCCACTGAAGACAATGAGCATTTCCGTTTCCCCGGGCCTCGACTCGCCCCGTGCGTGAACTGGCCTGGCATCCCTGCCGCCTTCCCGACGGGTTTTCCAGATTCTTCTCCCGGCCAGGCCCCATGTGGACGGTGCCCTCTCCCTTCCGGAGAGGGATGCCGGCAGCGGCGGGGTCGCCGGAAACCTTTCGCGAACCTACTTCAACACCCCCAGCAACTTCCACAGACGACGGGCCTCGGCGTCGGCGCTGATCAGTTCGTCCAGGAGGTCACCCAGGGGCTGGTTGCCCCACTCCACCGCCCGGCGAATCACGTAAGGCACCGGGCTGTGGGGCTCGGTGCGAGCCAGGTAGTCGGCGATCCTCGCCAGTTGGCGATAGGCCTCCTCACGGCTGGCGGGTGGCGCGTCCATCGGGATCGCCGGCTGATCCGCCGTCGGCTCGCGGGTCACCTCGGGAATGGGCGCGGACAGGGCGGGACTCTCGGGGGACATGGGCATCTGCTCCTGCATGCATGCTCGAATGGCCTCCAGCGGCCGGCGCAAGGGGGTGAAGCTGGGGGCATCATCGGCGAGCCAGTCGCCGCACCAGGCTTCCAGCCGGGCCAACCCGGCCAGACTGGCGTCCATCTCCCGCGCAAGGTCAGCGAAGACACTGGCGGGCAGTCGCCCCAGTAGGTCGTTCAGCCGGCGCTGCTCCTGCCGAGCCGCCTCGGCGCTGGCCTTGTCGACCTTGCTGTCGCTGGCCTGCACCTGACGCTGTCGAAGCTGCTGCAGATCCAGGAGGGTGAACTGGGCGAACCCTTCCGCCTGCTCGCCGAACAAGGGGATGCGGGTCAGCAGCAGTTCGCCGTAGCGCCGCACCAACCACTCGAAAGGCGGCAAGCGCCAGGACCGATCCCCCTCCTGAGGCTGCGGATGCAGGTCGTCCGGGTAGCCTTCGCAGAGGCCGGCCAGCAACCCCAGGGCGGGCGCCGCACCGGCGAGGCCGAGGCGCATCAGCCAGGCCTCGCCCAGCCAGGCCGCCAGCATCAGGTCCTTGCTGCGGCTGCAGAGCAGTTGGCTGGCCAGGTCCTCGACGCCAGCCCAGTTGCCCTGCTTGAGTTCCGCCTGCCAGACGCCGGCGGGCAGCGTAGGGTCATCCTCCCGGCGCAGCTCTCGCAACCGGTCCAGCACCGGGTCGTGACGCAGGCTCGGCCCACAGGGTTCGTTGTCGGAAATGGGGGCCAGCAGCGCATCGAGACTGCAAGTGGTGTGCTGCCAGCTCATGGAGTCACCTGGGTACTGACGACGGATCGGGAAATGGGATCGGCAAAGGGCGAGCGTGGCGCCTTCACCGGCAGGGGCTGGATCGACAGCGGCAGCTTGCCGCCCTGGGTCATCAGGGACAGACGCACGAACATGCGCGCCTGGAGGTTGCCGTCCGGAGCGCCGCGCACTGGCACCTGCAGGGTCAAGGGGAAGTCGGTGTAGTCCCGGCTCGGCTGCCGCTGCAGCACCACATGGGACCGCATCAGGCGCAGCAGGGCCCAGGGCCCCCGGTACTCCCAACCCGCCTCCAGATCGGCCACCGCCATGCCGGGTTGCAGGGGGTCGATGTCGGGACGCTGGCCACCGTCCTTGGCCCAGCGCAGCAGCAGCTGCACCGGCTCACCCAGGTTCCAGTGCAGTCGCCGGGCGTCGCCCGGGAAGCCGATCTGCCGGTCGCCGGCGTGCAGGCCCCAGGCAATCACCTGGTCCGCGCCGCGCTC
This genomic window from Pseudomonas furukawaii contains:
- a CDS encoding helix-turn-helix domain-containing protein, encoding MNIRPIRTEEDYRAALAQVSALFDDEPEPGTPEGDYFEIMLTLIEAYEDRHFPTDLPNPVDAIKFRMEQSGLTVADLVPAIGRPNRVYEVLNGKRSLTLPMIWRLHEMFGIPAESLIRPPS
- a CDS encoding type II toxin-antitoxin system HigB family toxin — encoded protein: MSPDEAVAVIIEYLTYSWLDEARKATWSSPADIKAQYRNASILKSRRVVFNIKGSDYRLVVAVAYRFGALYIKFVGTHAHYDAIDADTVEME
- the paaF gene encoding 2,3-dehydroadipyl-CoA hydratase PaaF, producing MPRTLAALPPEQGVRLITLQRPEALNALNTELLGELAAELDLAEQDADTRAVVITGSRKAFAAGADIREMAERDLVGILNDPRLAHWQRIARFGKPLIAAVNGFCLGGGCELAMHADILIAGEDARFGQPEINLGIMPGAGGTQRLLRAVGKSLAMQMVLTGEAIDARHALRAGLVSEVTQPELTVERAIAIARLIAQKAPLAVRLAKEALLKAEDTDLASGLRFERHAFTLLAGTRDRDEGIRAFQEKRRPDFTGQ
- the paaH gene encoding 3-hydroxyacyl-CoA dehydrogenase PaaH; protein product: MPALSTTSLVAVIGAGAMGAGIAQVAAQAGHPVRLYDNRPGAAAQAVDGIDRQLGRLVEKGKLDAEARAAIVARLEPVEAIEALADARLVIEAIVENLDVKRGLLRQLEALCGADCILASNTSSLSITRLAAGLDHPGRVIGMHFFNPAPLMALVEIVSGLATDPALADDLYETAKAWGKQPVHTRSTPGFIVNRVARPFYAESLRLLQEGAADCATLDALMRDAGGFRMGAFELTDLIGHDVNYAVTRSVFEAYYGDFRFQPSLIQQELVDAGRLGRKSGRGFYDYAEGAQRPDAVALASDLRVDSCVIEGDLGAAEPLVARLQAAGIAVTRRDGAGLLRVGDAVLALSDGRLASQRAREDGLVNLVLLDLALDYGKAGRLGIAWAAGTSAVARDQAVALLQHAGITVSPLADIPGLAVLRTVAMLANEGADAVLQGVGSAGDIDLAMRAGVNYPKGPLAWADAIGLPAVLRTLDNLQAAYGEARYRPSLLLRRHVAEGRTFHDQP
- the paaG gene encoding 2-(1,2-epoxy-1,2-dihydrophenyl)acetyl-CoA isomerase PaaG, translated to MTFEHILFSIEAGVATLSLNRPEQLNSFNAQMHGEVREALKRVRQDPEVRVLLLTGEGRGFCAGQDLADRNVAPGSAAPDLGESIERFYNPLIRALRDLPLPVICAVNGVAAGAGANIPLACDLVLAARSASFIQAFCKIGLIPDSGGTWTLPRLVGMARAKALALLGDRLSAEQAQQWGLIYRVVDDADLRDEALKLARHLATQPTYGLALIKRSLNASLNNSFDEQLDLERDLQRLAGRSEDYREGVSAFMEKRTPAFKGR
- the paaI gene encoding hydroxyphenylacetyl-CoA thioesterase PaaI, which encodes MTNHEALSLAEACGSALFERDAASQAMGMRLLSVAPGQARVGMSVRADMVQGHGTCHGGYLFALADSAFAFACNSYNEATVAIGCSIDYVAPARLGDTLTAQASEQSRSGRTGNYDVRIENQNGQLIALFHGKSYKVRGTVLAQETPDD
- the tssA gene encoding type VI secretion system protein TssA, which produces MSWQHTTCSLDALLAPISDNEPCGPSLRHDPVLDRLRELRREDDPTLPAGVWQAELKQGNWAGVEDLASQLLCSRSKDLMLAAWLGEAWLMRLGLAGAAPALGLLAGLCEGYPDDLHPQPQEGDRSWRLPPFEWLVRRYGELLLTRIPLFGEQAEGFAQFTLLDLQQLRQRQVQASDSKVDKASAEAARQEQRRLNDLLGRLPASVFADLAREMDASLAGLARLEAWCGDWLADDAPSFTPLRRPLEAIRACMQEQMPMSPESPALSAPIPEVTREPTADQPAIPMDAPPASREEAYRQLARIADYLARTEPHSPVPYVIRRAVEWGNQPLGDLLDELISADAEARRLWKLLGVLK
- the paaK gene encoding phenylacetate--CoA ligase PaaK, producing the protein MNMIANTALLDPMETASVDELRQHQLERMRWSLKHAYDNVPLYRRRFDEAGVHPDDLKSLDDLAKFPFTGKSDLRDNYPFGMFAVPQSEIVRIHASSGTTGKPTVVGYTQNDIDTWANVVARSIRAAGGRKGDKVHVSYGYGLFTGGLGAHYGAERLGCTVIPMSGGQTEKQVQLIRDFQPDIIMVTPSYMLNLADEIERQGIDPHKLALRLGIFGAEPWTAELRRAIEERMGITALDIYGLSEIMGPGVAMECAETKDGPTLWEDHFYPEIIDPVTGKVLPDGEYGELVFTSLSKEALPMIRYRTRDLTRLLPGTARPMRRMDKITGRSDDMLIIRGVNVFPTQIEEQVLKVRQLSENYEIHLFRNGNLDSIEVHVELKHEHESLGEAQQQALCNELSKHIKTYIGISSRIVLRPSYSLKRSEGKACHVYDNRNKA
- the pcaF gene encoding 3-oxoadipyl-CoA thiolase, which translates into the protein MNDALIIDAVRTPIGRYAGALSGVRADDLGAVPIRALMARHPELDWSAVDDVIYGCANQAGEDNRNVARMAALLAGLPQSVPGTTLNRLCGSGLDAVGSAARALRCGEAGLMIAGGVESMSRAPYVLGKAETAFSRQAEIFDTTIGWRFVNPLMQAEFGIDSMPETAENVAERFGISRADQDAFALRSQQRAAAAQANGRLAKEIVPVEIPQRKGPPKVVSQDEHPRGDTTLEQLARLGTPFRQGGSVTAGNASGVNDGACALLLASPAAARRHGLKARARVVGMATAGVEPRIMGIGPVPATRKVLELTGLSLADMDLIELNEAFAAQGLAVLRELGLADDDARVNPNGGAIALGHPLGMSGARLVTTALHELEERQGRYALCTMCIGVGQGIALIIERL